In the genome of Paenibacillus pabuli, the window TTTAGGTTTGGGCGGGGATATATTGATAGACTGCGATCATGAATACACTCAATAAGTAATACAGTATGCTGAATACCACAAAAGTTACCCGAAGTCCTGTACGGTCAAATTTGCGAAAATACATAATGACAACACCAACCCCGATCAATGACGTAATCGCATTGTATGGGGATTGAATAACTGCAAACAAAGCAAGCACCAGTCCCGTAACGAGACTCGCAGCCATTGTCCACAGCGTCTCCTTGAGGTTCATGCTCAGCCTCCGTAACTACTGCGAATTTCGGCAATTGCAGCAGCGCGATCTTCACGTCCGAATACAGCACTTCCCGCAACAAGCACATCTGCTCCAGCTTCAACCACAAGCGGAGCCGTGTCGGCAGCGATACCGCCATCCACTTCAATATGCACGTCATGACGTCCTTTTTCGTTCAACCAGCTGCGAATTTGCTTGATTTTGTTCATGGTGCCGGAGATGAATGCCTGTCCACCAAAACCGGGATTTACAGTCATGACAAGCACCATATCCACATCGTCCAGTACTTCCTGAATAGCACTCGCCGGAGTTCCCGGATTAAGAGCTACCCCTGCCTTAACTCCCTGCTCCTTGATCAGATGAATAACCCGGTGCAGATGCACACAAGCCTCGGCATGAACCGTAATGACAGCCGCGCCAGCTTTCGCAAATTCCTCCACATAACGTTCTGGGTTCTCAATCATCAAATGCACATCAAGCGGCAAGCTTGTATGTGGAGCGATCGCTTTGACAATCGCAGGTCCAAGCGTAATATTAGGGACGAAATGACCGTCCATGACATCCACATGAATCCAGTCTCCGCCAGCAGCTTGGGCTTCCGCCACTTCCGCGCCAAGACGGGCAAAATCCGCAGATAAAATAGATGGGGCAATTTTAATCATATTAATACCTCCGCTTTTTCTCTTTCATTTCTGTAAGGAATTGTTCGTAATGCTGATAACGGCTTTCGGAGATCATTCCCTCCGCCTTGGCTGCAAGCACCCGGCAGCCTGGTTCATGCGTATGGGTACAGCCTCGGAACTTACACTGATCCGCATATTGAGCGAACTCCCGGAAACAAGTGGATAACTCCTCGACACCAATCTCCAGGAAGTCCAATTGGCTGAATCCCGGCGTATCGGCGACAAAGCCACCATTATCGAGCGGTATAAGCTCCACGTGCCTGGTGGTGTGTTTCCCTCGGCCTAGACGCATACTGATTGCACTGGTCTCCAGGGTCAGACCTGGCATCAAGGCATTCAACATCGAAGATTTACCTACTCCGGATTGCCCGGAGAATACGCTAATCTTGCCAGCAAGACGCTCCTTGAGCAGTTCACTGCCCTCACCGGTTCGTGAACTGGTAGAGATCACTTCATATCCAATGTGCTCATATAAAGCCTTCACTTCAGCCACTATATCACGAGCATCATTTTCAGGATCAGCCAGATCCTGCTTTGTGAGTACAATCAGTGCATCCAATCCGGCTTGTTCGATATGTACCAGGAATTTGTCCAACAGATTGAGATTCATGTCCGGTTCCTTAACGGAAAATAAGAGAACAGCCAAACTTACATTGGCTACAGGGGGACGAATTAACTCCGTCTCACGTTCTCGAATCTCATCAACTGTTCCTTCCCCGTTCTCTGTCAGCATATAGCTGACACGGTCACCCACAAGGGGTGAGGTACCTCGTTTTCTAAAGATACCTCTGGCCCGGCATTGAACAGCGGAGCCTTCAACCGAAGGCACCCCGTTTTCTTCCAGTGGCATGACATAATAGTAACCGCTTAGCGCTTTAACGATGATACCTTCTGGCATAGCTCCGTCGCCCTCCTTTAATGTACAATACATCTACCCTGAACGTCAGCAATAAGCCGCCCTTATGGACGGCTTGATGCGTTAACGACTTCCTTTTTCTTATCTTTACCTTTGCCGTGACCATTTCCGGTCTTCATCGCAGAAGTATCTCCCTCTTCGTTGTCCACTTCACCATCAACAGGTGTATCAGGCTCACCTTCCTGTTGTGGATCAACGGTGCCCTCGTCACCACCACCGCCTTGATCAGGCTCCTCCGTTGTTGGAGGCGGCTCTGCACCTTTCTCTGGCTCAATGGTAGGCACAACTACCGTTCCATTTTTGGCATCAATATAGGACACCAGATACGTATCCAGGAATTGGCCATCCCGATAGACAGAGACAACACCATCGACGTTTGGAGCCAGAACTAGCGGGATTGTCAGCGTTTGAGCAGACTTGATGGTCCGGGTTCCCCATTCCTGACTTTTGCCACGAGCATCTTCGAAGGTGATTCGAATTTTGCTGCTCTTTCCTACTTCTTTTGGCGAAACGTTAATGTTATAGGGGTAGTTCAATGCCTCTGGGGGATATCCAGTACTAATGAAAATGGTGATTTTATCACCAGGATTCACCTCTGCACCAGCTTCCACAGGCCATTGCTGTGTCACTTTGCCTTCATCTACAGTGTAGCTCGACTCCTCCTGAACCTGAGCAAGGATTAACCCAGCGGATTTGAGCATACTCTCCGCCTCACTTCGAGTACGGTTTTTCAAGTCAGGCATTTTTATCGTTTTGGGACCTTTGCTCACTGTCAGAATAATCTGAACCTCTGCCGGATCGTATTCTTCGTTTACCCCAGGAGTTTGGGATAGAACAGTACCCGCTGACTTATCATTCGAGAACTCTTCCTTACGTTGAATCTGATCC includes:
- the rpe gene encoding ribulose-phosphate 3-epimerase, with translation MIKIAPSILSADFARLGAEVAEAQAAGGDWIHVDVMDGHFVPNITLGPAIVKAIAPHTSLPLDVHLMIENPERYVEEFAKAGAAVITVHAEACVHLHRVIHLIKEQGVKAGVALNPGTPASAIQEVLDDVDMVLVMTVNPGFGGQAFISGTMNKIKQIRSWLNEKGRHDVHIEVDGGIAADTAPLVVEAGADVLVAGSAVFGREDRAAAIAEIRSSYGG
- the rsgA gene encoding ribosome small subunit-dependent GTPase A, which gives rise to MPEGIIVKALSGYYYVMPLEENGVPSVEGSAVQCRARGIFRKRGTSPLVGDRVSYMLTENGEGTVDEIRERETELIRPPVANVSLAVLLFSVKEPDMNLNLLDKFLVHIEQAGLDALIVLTKQDLADPENDARDIVAEVKALYEHIGYEVISTSSRTGEGSELLKERLAGKISVFSGQSGVGKSSMLNALMPGLTLETSAISMRLGRGKHTTRHVELIPLDNGGFVADTPGFSQLDFLEIGVEELSTCFREFAQYADQCKFRGCTHTHEPGCRVLAAKAEGMISESRYQHYEQFLTEMKEKKRRY